In the Chryseobacterium sp. MYb264 genome, one interval contains:
- a CDS encoding DsbA family protein encodes MSVLRIPIGKEDHVLGNPDTAKIVLVEYGDYQCPYCGHAFPLVKKFVEEYGNNVAFVFRNFPLTDSHEFAMSAATIAEGAGKQGKFWEMHDLIYSNQNLLSQDMLKECVTALHLDFNKIENDITTSDIQDKIETDFEGGVRSGVNGTPSFFVNNQKWEDYDGTYDSFVDLIS; translated from the coding sequence ATGTCTGTATTACGAATTCCCATCGGTAAAGAAGATCATGTATTAGGAAACCCGGACACTGCCAAAATCGTTTTGGTGGAATATGGAGATTATCAATGTCCATATTGCGGGCATGCTTTTCCTTTAGTTAAAAAATTTGTGGAAGAATACGGAAATAATGTTGCTTTTGTATTCAGAAATTTTCCATTGACTGATTCTCATGAATTTGCCATGTCCGCAGCTACAATTGCCGAAGGAGCGGGAAAGCAGGGTAAATTTTGGGAAATGCACGACCTCATTTATAGTAATCAGAATTTGTTGAGTCAGGACATGCTGAAAGAATGCGTAACCGCTTTGCATCTTGATTTTAACAAAATTGAAAACGATATAACAACTTCTGATATTCAGGATAAAATAGAAACCGATTTTGAAGGCGGAGTAAGAAGCGGCGTTAACGGAACCCCTTCATTTTTTGTCAATAATCAAAAATGGGAAGATTATGACGGAACTTATGATTCTTTTGTAGATCTTATTTCTTAG
- the guaB gene encoding IMP dehydrogenase, which produces MSIHNKIVETAITFDDVLLVPSYSEVLPNQVSLKSRLTDKITLNVPIVSAAMDTVTEADLAIALARVGGLGFIHKNMTIAEQAAQVNRVKRSENGMISDPVTLSKDHTLGEAKGLMAKYKISGLPVVDADNVLIGIITNRDVKYQENLDVKVEEFMTKDNLITSDKNTNLEQAKEILLKNRVEKLPIVDAENKLVGLITIKDIDNQLEYPNANKDQNGRLIVGAGVGVGEDTLERIEALVKAGVDIIGIDSAHGHSIGVLNKIKEIRQAYPDLDIVGGNIVTAEAAKDLIEAGANVLKVGVGPGSICTTRVVAGVGVPQLSAIYNVYEYAQSKNVTVIADGGIKLSGDIVKAIASGAGAVMLGSLLAGTDEAPGEEIIFQGRKFKTYQGMGSLSAMKRGGKERYFQSEAKKFVPEGIEGRVPSKGKLEEVIFQLVGGLRAGMGYCGAKDVTALQTETKMVMITGSGLKESHPHDVIITQEAPNYSL; this is translated from the coding sequence ATGTCTATTCATAACAAAATTGTAGAGACAGCCATCACTTTCGATGACGTGCTTCTAGTTCCTTCTTATTCAGAAGTTTTACCTAACCAGGTTTCATTAAAATCAAGACTTACCGACAAAATTACGCTGAATGTTCCGATTGTTTCCGCTGCAATGGATACCGTTACAGAGGCTGATTTGGCAATTGCTTTGGCGAGAGTCGGAGGGTTGGGTTTTATCCATAAAAATATGACGATTGCGGAACAGGCTGCACAGGTAAATCGTGTAAAACGTTCAGAAAACGGAATGATTTCTGATCCTGTTACCCTTTCAAAAGATCATACTTTAGGGGAAGCTAAAGGCTTAATGGCTAAATATAAAATCTCTGGTCTTCCGGTTGTAGATGCTGATAATGTATTGATCGGAATCATCACCAACAGAGATGTAAAATATCAGGAAAACCTTGACGTAAAAGTGGAGGAATTCATGACAAAAGATAATTTAATCACTTCGGATAAAAATACCAATCTAGAGCAGGCTAAAGAAATTCTTCTTAAAAACAGAGTGGAAAAACTTCCTATCGTGGATGCTGAAAATAAATTGGTTGGTTTAATTACCATTAAAGATATCGATAATCAGCTTGAATATCCGAATGCTAATAAAGATCAAAACGGTAGATTAATCGTTGGAGCCGGGGTTGGCGTAGGTGAAGATACATTGGAAAGAATTGAAGCTTTGGTAAAAGCAGGTGTTGATATCATCGGTATCGATTCTGCTCACGGTCATTCTATCGGAGTTTTAAATAAAATTAAAGAAATTAGACAGGCATATCCTGATTTGGATATCGTTGGTGGAAATATCGTAACTGCGGAAGCCGCAAAAGATTTGATCGAAGCTGGTGCAAACGTTCTTAAAGTAGGTGTTGGTCCGGGTTCTATCTGTACTACGAGAGTTGTTGCTGGAGTTGGGGTTCCTCAGTTATCTGCTATTTACAACGTTTACGAATATGCTCAGTCTAAAAATGTAACTGTAATTGCAGATGGTGGTATTAAACTTTCAGGAGATATCGTAAAAGCAATTGCAAGTGGAGCAGGAGCAGTAATGTTAGGTTCACTTCTTGCCGGAACTGATGAAGCGCCTGGTGAGGAAATCATCTTCCAGGGTAGAAAATTCAAAACGTATCAGGGAATGGGAAGTCTTTCTGCAATGAAGAGAGGTGGAAAAGAAAGATATTTCCAAAGTGAAGCTAAGAAATTCGTTCCGGAAGGTATCGAAGGAAGAGTTCCAAGCAAAGGTAAGTTGGAAGAAGTTATTTTCCAGTTGGTTGGAGGTCTTAGAGCAGGAATGGGGTATTGTGGTGCAAAGGATGTTACCGCTTTACAAACTGAAACTAAAATGGTAATGATCACAGGAAGCGGATTAAAAGAATCTCATCCTCACGATGTTATCATCACTCAGGAAGCTCCGAATTATTCTTTGTAA
- a CDS encoding DUF4252 domain-containing protein — protein MKTLKNIVIIVCAMFLMQSCIVSERPNMAYFSDSGRDFKGARFASINVPMFLAKPIIRRALKKDGDNEEAMRLVRKVSKIKILTVENGDRTMLKEFANYLNDNNYEEWATIKHEGDNVNVRVKQKGEAIKNMLLTVNSDKELVFIDVRGSFTADDISKMINFAKDK, from the coding sequence ATGAAAACTTTAAAAAATATAGTTATCATCGTATGCGCGATGTTTCTGATGCAGTCCTGCATCGTTTCAGAAAGACCGAATATGGCTTATTTTTCAGATTCAGGACGAGATTTTAAAGGAGCAAGATTTGCAAGCATTAATGTTCCGATGTTTTTAGCCAAACCTATTATTAGAAGGGCTTTGAAAAAAGATGGTGACAATGAGGAAGCGATGCGACTCGTAAGAAAAGTTTCAAAAATAAAAATTCTGACTGTTGAAAATGGCGACAGAACCATGTTGAAAGAATTTGCCAATTATTTAAATGACAATAATTACGAAGAGTGGGCCACGATAAAGCATGAAGGGGATAACGTAAATGTAAGGGTGAAACAAAAAGGGGAAGCCATTAAAAATATGCTTCTTACCGTGAACTCAGACAAGGAATTGGTTTTTATTGATGTACGAGGAAGTTTTACGGCTGATGACATCTCAAAAATGATCAATTTTGCTAAAGACAAGTAA
- a CDS encoding DUF4252 domain-containing protein — protein MKKIFIIFALAFSHFFNVYGQDDKFDRLLEKYQEAEGVTSIKIAKPMFGMLSSLNIEDSQLDQIKPLLAKIKGLRILITENPENANSKDGKKVQANLSELNRDISSYLKNLNYSEIMTMNSSGSKIKFLSSEAKDGILDDLLLSIDGGGGENILVKLDGKLSMDDVNKLINSSETKFNPATNTRTNISSESNSSYLSGESRNVGDFSAIQVSTGVNVVFKQENPTSVKVIADADKLQYIITKVEGGMLKVYIDNKGQKNLKFKNISVNVSSPRLNDIRTSSGGTFTAVNTIRENNLSLDTSSGSVLKGNFEVSNITNVETSSGSNVKATIKTKMINVKSSSGSDAVLDGLANSGMIDISSGAVCKAENFVLKTLDAEATSGGTISVTVSDKLNVKASSGGLVKYKGNPEIDSKISKTSGGSLKPIN, from the coding sequence ATGAAAAAAATATTCATCATATTCGCATTGGCCTTTTCACATTTCTTCAATGTGTACGGCCAGGATGACAAATTCGATAGGCTCCTTGAAAAATATCAGGAAGCAGAAGGTGTAACTTCCATAAAAATTGCAAAGCCCATGTTTGGAATGCTCAGCAGTCTGAATATTGAAGATTCTCAACTGGATCAGATTAAACCTCTTTTGGCAAAAATCAAAGGTCTAAGAATTTTGATTACAGAAAATCCCGAAAATGCCAACAGCAAAGACGGGAAAAAAGTTCAGGCCAATTTATCTGAATTAAATAGAGATATTTCATCTTATCTGAAGAATCTAAATTATAGCGAGATCATGACGATGAATAGTTCCGGATCGAAAATAAAATTTCTTTCCTCGGAAGCTAAAGATGGTATTCTGGATGATCTGTTATTGAGTATCGACGGCGGAGGCGGTGAAAATATTTTGGTAAAACTTGATGGAAAGTTATCAATGGATGATGTGAATAAACTCATCAATTCCAGCGAAACAAAATTCAATCCGGCCACCAATACGAGAACAAATATTAGTTCAGAAAGTAATTCTTCTTATTTAAGTGGTGAATCCAGAAATGTAGGTGATTTCTCAGCCATTCAGGTAAGTACGGGTGTAAATGTGGTTTTCAAACAGGAAAATCCGACCAGCGTAAAAGTAATTGCCGATGCCGACAAGCTTCAATATATCATCACCAAAGTGGAAGGCGGAATGCTAAAAGTTTATATTGATAATAAAGGTCAGAAGAATCTAAAGTTTAAAAACATCAGCGTAAATGTTTCTTCACCAAGATTGAATGATATCAGAACGTCTTCAGGAGGAACTTTTACCGCAGTAAATACGATCAGAGAAAATAATCTGAGCCTTGATACTTCGTCAGGCTCTGTTTTAAAAGGAAATTTTGAAGTTTCAAATATTACAAACGTAGAGACAAGTTCGGGTTCTAATGTAAAAGCTACGATTAAAACCAAAATGATTAATGTGAAATCTTCCAGCGGTTCGGATGCGGTTTTAGACGGACTTGCGAATTCAGGAATGATCGACATCAGCAGTGGAGCAGTTTGTAAAGCGGAAAACTTTGTCCTTAAAACATTAGATGCAGAAGCCACTTCAGGCGGAACAATATCTGTAACGGTTTCGGATAAGCTAAACGTGAAAGCTTCATCGGGAGGTTTGGTAAAATATAAAGGAAATCCTGAGATTGATTCTAAAATCAGCAAGACATCAGGTGGTAGTTTAAAACCAATCAACTAA
- a CDS encoding RNA polymerase sigma factor, whose protein sequence is MTQETFKSTVFILKNEMYRFAKRFVMSSDEAEDVVQDLMIKFWQKKEELEQFGNLKSYALKAVRNECLNRLKHHDVKQGFADLQLHRSELYSMEVNNLKEHIVGFINQLPEKQKLVIHLKDVEEYDVSEIAEMMEMEENAVRVNLMRARQKVKEQITQLMDYEQRQISR, encoded by the coding sequence ATGACCCAAGAAACTTTTAAGAGTACGGTGTTTATTCTCAAAAATGAGATGTATCGCTTTGCGAAAAGGTTTGTCATGAGCAGTGATGAAGCGGAAGATGTGGTTCAGGATTTGATGATCAAGTTTTGGCAGAAAAAAGAGGAGCTGGAGCAGTTCGGGAATTTAAAATCTTACGCGCTGAAAGCCGTCCGGAATGAATGCCTGAACAGATTGAAGCATCACGATGTAAAGCAGGGTTTTGCCGATCTGCAGCTTCACCGTTCAGAGCTTTACAGCATGGAAGTGAATAATTTGAAAGAACATATTGTAGGTTTTATCAATCAGCTTCCGGAAAAACAAAAGTTGGTTATCCATTTAAAAGATGTAGAAGAATATGACGTTTCGGAGATCGCCGAAATGATGGAAATGGAAGAAAATGCCGTAAGAGTCAATCTTATGCGGGCAAGACAAAAGGTAAAAGAACAAATCACTCAATTGATGGATTATGAACAAAGACAAATTTCAAGATAA
- a CDS encoding helix-turn-helix domain-containing protein, whose amino-acid sequence MTLGEKLKKARIHKNFTQEYLAEVLNVSQKTYSNFENDKSKPDFHQVEDIAKVLEVSVLDFLSGDNITVNQNNNDVAIAQNYATINASEKLIEQYEQRLKDKDSEIAYLKQLLDKK is encoded by the coding sequence ATGACTTTAGGTGAAAAACTGAAAAAAGCGAGAATACATAAAAACTTTACCCAGGAATATCTTGCAGAAGTACTGAATGTTTCTCAGAAAACGTATTCTAATTTTGAGAATGATAAAAGTAAACCCGATTTTCATCAGGTGGAAGATATCGCCAAAGTTTTGGAAGTAAGTGTGCTTGATTTCCTAAGTGGAGATAATATTACGGTAAATCAAAATAATAATGATGTAGCAATAGCACAAAACTATGCAACAATTAATGCCTCGGAAAAATTAATAGAACAGTACGAACAACGGTTGAAAGACAAGGATTCTGAGATCGCTTATCTTAAACAGCTTCTCGATAAAAAATAG
- a CDS encoding DUF6705 family protein: MKNIYLVLMILISIITKSQTVIDINDTTYSTFNNTYHNYYKKDLNNLLDPFQGTYIYTSGNTTFKIVLKKMIKQPEGLHHEDMIIGEYQYLVNGVEKVNTLSNLDIAYSNQLLRHGIAGNSIISNINNRVWKCPQCNPNEKRARLTITDELTNRYADMFLRRTVINGQQVLQIKIANTDTVSYDVEHESPPANFSLPLGEFTMIKQ, from the coding sequence ATGAAAAATATATATTTAGTTTTAATGATATTAATATCCATTATTACAAAATCACAAACTGTGATAGATATAAATGATACCACCTATTCAACTTTTAATAATACATATCATAATTATTATAAGAAAGATCTTAACAACTTGTTAGATCCCTTTCAGGGAACTTACATATATACTAGTGGGAATACTACGTTCAAAATAGTGTTAAAGAAAATGATAAAACAACCAGAAGGCCTACATCATGAAGATATGATTATTGGAGAATATCAATACCTGGTGAATGGGGTTGAAAAAGTGAATACTTTATCTAATTTGGATATAGCTTATTCTAATCAATTATTAAGACATGGTATTGCAGGTAATTCAATTATATCAAATATTAATAATAGAGTGTGGAAATGCCCGCAATGTAATCCAAATGAAAAAAGAGCACGCCTAACGATCACTGATGAACTAACTAACAGATATGCTGATATGTTTTTAAGAAGAACAGTAATAAATGGACAACAGGTATTGCAAATAAAAATAGCTAATACAGATACTGTCTCATATGATGTAGAGCATGAAAGCCCTCCAGCAAATTTTTCGTTACCACTAGGTGAATTTACAATGATAAAGCAATAA